A genomic region of Colletotrichum destructivum chromosome 5, complete sequence contains the following coding sequences:
- a CDS encoding Putative stress responsive alpha-beta barrel: MAITRIGLIALADDVKQDEAVARFSNFANECKKEDGQTYIVASKASKCKVLTDVPGSQSWSVVYEITFANEADMEYYQTKDAVYKELMKQAAEGKATGFIAVSAEF, encoded by the exons ATGGCCATCACCAGGATCGGACTCATCGCCTTagccgacgacgtcaagcaagacgaggccgtcgcaCGGTTCAGCAACTTTGCCAATGAGTGTAAAAAG GAAGACGGCCAGACGTACATCGTCGCGTCCAAAGCGAGCAAGTGCAAGGTCCTGACCGATGTGCCAGGCTCGCAGTCGTGGAGCGTGGTTTACGAGATTACTTTTGCGAACGAGGC AGATATGGAGTACTACCAGACCAAGGACGCCGTTTACAAGGAGCTGATGaagcaggccgccgaggggaAGGCGACTGGCTTCATTGCTGTATCGGCGGAGTTTTAA